The Arachis hypogaea cultivar Tifrunner chromosome 16, arahy.Tifrunner.gnm2.J5K5, whole genome shotgun sequence genome contains a region encoding:
- the LOC112697585 gene encoding 7-deoxyloganetin glucosyltransferase: MGSLNITKNNKPHAVFMPYPAQGHINPMLKLAKLLHHKGFHITFVYTDYNRNRLLKSRGSDSLRNLPSFRFETIPDGLPVDPNPVDATQDVPLLCDSTSKRCLPHFKKLISELNGGDSGVPPVTCIVSDGTMSFGIEAAEELEIPVVVFWTASGCGTMCYMHYRQLVDKDFTPLKDMNDITNGYLETTINWVPGMKEIRLRDMPSFIRTTDPNDIMLNFFIRESKRAQRAHAIIVNTFDALDHDILEAFSTINNLPPVYSVGPLNLLLNHITDKDLKSIASNLWKEDPKCIEWLDKQEPNSVVYINFGSITTMTNENLIEFAWGIANSNKKFLWVIRPDLVAGENAVLPPEFVEVTKIRGMLANWCPQEQVLAHPSIGVFLTHSGWNSTLESVCGGVPMICWPFFAEQQTNCRFCCTEWGIGLEIEDVRRDKIESLVRESMDGEKGVDMKQKALKLKKLAKEAASAPNGSSFQNLDKLIHQVLLSKFAKN; the protein is encoded by the exons ATGGGTTctttgaacataacaaagaataaTAAGCCACATGCGGTGTTCATGCCATACCCAGCACAAGGACACATAAACCCAATGCTAAAACTAGCAAAGCTTCTTCACCACAAAGGCTTCCACATCACGTTCGTTTACACCGACTACAATCGCAACCGCCTTCTCAAATCCAGAGGCTCCGACTCGCTCAGAAACCTACCATCCTTCCGATTCGAAACCATCCCCGACGGTCTACCCGTGGACCCTAACCCTGTGGATGCAACGCAGGATGTACCGTTACTGTGTGACTCCACTAGTAAAAGGTGCTTGCCGCACTTCAAGAAGCTGATTTCAGAGCTGAATGGCGGTGATAGCGGTGTTCCTCCGGTGACTTGCATAGTATCTGACGGAACGATGAGTTTCGGGATTGAGGCAGCGGAAGAATTGGAGATTCCGGTGGTGGTGTTTTGGACGGCTAGTGGGTGTGGGACCATGTGCTATATGCACTATCGCCAACTTGTTGATAAAGACTTCACTCCCCTTAAAG ACATGAATGATATCACAAATGGGTATTTGGAGACAACTATCAACTGGGTACCCGGAATGAAAGAGATCCGATTGAGGGATATGCCCAGCTTTATCAGAACCACAGACCCAAATGATATTATGCTTAATTTCTTTATAAGAGAATCCAAGAGAGCTCAAAGAGCTCATGCAATCATAGTCAATACATTTGATGCCTTAGATCATGATATCTTGGAAGCATTCTCCACCATTAATAATTTGCCACCTGTCTATTCCGTTGGTCCTTTGAATCTTCTACTAAACCATATCACAGACAAGGACTTGAAATCCATTGCATCTAATCTTTGGAAGGAAGATCCAAAGTGTATTGAGTGGCTAGACAAACAAGAGCCAAATTCAGTGGTGTACATAAACTTTGGTAGCATCACAACTATGACCAATGAAAATTTAATAGAGTTTGCTTGGGGAATTGCCAATAGCAACAAAAAGTTTTTGTGGGTCATTAGGCCAGATCTTGTGGCTGGTGAAAATGCTGTGTTACCTCCTGAATTTGTGGAAGTGACAAAAATTAGAGGCATGTTAGCAAATTGGTGTCCCCAAGAACAAGTTTTGGCTCACCCTTCAATTGGGGTGTTTTTGACACACAGTGGTTGGAACTCAACATTGGAAAGTGTGTGTGGTGGTGTGCCAATGATATGTTGGCCCTTCTTTGCTGAGCAACAAACCAATTGTAGGTTTTGTTGTACGGAATGGGGAATTGGGTTGGAGATTGAAGATGTTAGGAGGGACAAAATTGAGAGTCTTGTGAGGGAGTCAATGGATGGAGAGAAGGGTGTTGATATGAAACAAAAGGctttgaaattgaagaaattagCAAAGGAAGCTGCTTCTGCCCCAAATGGATCCTCATTTCAGAATCTAGACAAGTTGATTCATCAAGTTCTCTTGAGCAAATTTGCTAAAAATTGA